One segment of Leptolyngbyaceae cyanobacterium DNA contains the following:
- a CDS encoding response regulator has protein sequence MLKKVLIADDEPHIRILLEQTLEELEEEGVELLIAENGEKALFLIKREKPQLVFLDVMMPKMSGFEVCQTVKKELCMQDVFIIMLTAKGQEFDKQKGNEVGADLYMTKPFDPDEVLEKSWEVLGLN, from the coding sequence ATGTTGAAAAAAGTATTGATTGCTGACGACGAACCTCATATCCGGATTCTGCTAGAGCAAACCTTAGAAGAATTAGAAGAAGAAGGAGTAGAATTACTAATTGCTGAGAACGGGGAGAAAGCTCTATTTCTGATTAAAAGAGAAAAACCGCAATTAGTTTTTTTAGATGTAATGATGCCTAAAATGAGCGGTTTTGAAGTTTGTCAAACCGTGAAAAAAGAATTATGTATGCAGGATGTTTTTATCATTATGCTAACTGCTAAAGGTCAAGAATTCGATAAACAAAAAGGTAATGAAGTTGGTGCAGATTTATACATGACAAAGCCTTTCGATCCAGATGAAGTACTAGAGAAATCGTGGGAAGTTTTGGGTTTAAATTAG
- a CDS encoding GNAT family N-acetyltransferase, with product MKTYYQKFLIRDWQPGDRQVAAKVIYSILVEYNLPWQPTQADRDVLEVENFYLARGGEFWVIEREKEIVGTSAYYPSKRAENAVEIRKMYLLPTVRGQGLGKYLLRELEKSIAAKGFTQIWIETASVLEEAVKLYESSGYQPASGVETARCDRVYVKYL from the coding sequence ATGAAAACTTACTATCAAAAATTTTTAATTCGAGACTGGCAACCGGGCGATCGGCAGGTAGCAGCTAAAGTAATTTATTCTATTCTTGTAGAATATAACTTACCTTGGCAACCAACACAAGCAGATCGAGATGTATTAGAGGTAGAAAATTTTTATTTAGCTAGAGGTGGAGAATTTTGGGTGATTGAAAGAGAAAAAGAGATCGTGGGTACTAGCGCTTATTATCCGAGCAAAAGAGCAGAAAATGCCGTAGAAATCCGCAAAATGTATCTGTTACCAACTGTAAGAGGGCAAGGTTTGGGTAAGTATTTATTACGCGAGCTAGAAAAATCTATAGCGGCTAAAGGTTTTACACAAATCTGGATCGAAACTGCCTCTGTTTTAGAAGAAGCTGTCAAATTATATGAAAGTAGCGGTTATCAACCAGCTTCAGGAGTAGAAACCGCTAGATGCGATCGCGTTTACGTAAAATATCTCTAA
- a CDS encoding metallophosphoesterase family protein: MSESTNRRIIIGDVHGHYDGLMTLLEAIAPGSEDRVYFLGDLIDRGPQSCQVVEFLLTSSYTCLLGNHEQLLLDSFVNEKIRSPILQVWLYSGGAATIASYAESRIPSEHLDWMQTLPTHLDLGDLWLVHAGIHPQIPLAEQTADQFCWVRDEFHSMTQPYFPDKLIITGHTITFTLPSVSPGKIAQGQGWLDIDTGAYHRKSGWLTGLDITNQIVYQVNVFDRHVRTLPLEKAIARIEPTEVLARH; this comes from the coding sequence ATGAGCGAATCTACCAACCGACGCATCATTATCGGTGATGTGCACGGTCACTATGACGGATTGATGACCTTGTTAGAAGCGATCGCTCCCGGATCGGAGGATCGAGTATATTTTTTAGGAGACTTAATCGATCGAGGGCCACAAAGTTGTCAAGTTGTCGAATTTCTCCTCACTAGCTCCTACACTTGCTTACTGGGTAATCACGAGCAGTTATTGCTAGACAGCTTTGTTAACGAAAAAATCCGCTCTCCCATCTTACAAGTTTGGCTTTATAGCGGTGGGGCTGCCACGATCGCCAGCTATGCAGAGTCCCGCATTCCCTCGGAACATTTAGACTGGATGCAAACCCTACCCACTCATTTAGACTTAGGTGACCTCTGGTTGGTTCACGCCGGAATTCACCCGCAAATACCCTTAGCAGAACAAACTGCCGACCAATTTTGCTGGGTGCGAGATGAATTCCACAGCATGACACAACCTTATTTTCCCGACAAACTGATTATCACCGGTCACACCATCACCTTTACTTTACCGAGTGTTTCCCCCGGCAAAATCGCCCAAGGGCAGGGTTGGCTGGACATCGATACTGGTGCGTATCACCGAAAAAGCGGCTGGTTAACCGGATTAGACATTACCAATCAAATCGTTTATCAAGTTAACGTATTCGATCGCCACGTCCGTACCCTACCCCTAGAAAAAGCGATCGCGCGGATCGAGCCAACCGAAGTACTTGCTCGTCATTAG
- a CDS encoding alpha/beta hydrolase, whose amino-acid sequence MFQPPGFEQSSVMTSLGRMVYYTAQGELWQQSKVAENTEKELPILVFLHGFGGGSSAYEWSKVYPAFACEYRILAPDLIGWGRSNHPARSYRIEDYLTTITEFIEQTCHGPVSVVASSLTAAFTIRVAIDRPELFQCLILTTAAGLADFGQNYANSLFAQVVSVPIVDRLIYNLGVANRNAIRTFLEERQFADPGRVYDEIVDAYLASALEENAEYAALSFVRGDLSFDLSLYIPQLTVPTALIWGKKSQFTGPEIGERLAKLNPQAIRFFQHLEDVGLTPQLELPAVTIGLIRRFLQELN is encoded by the coding sequence ATGTTTCAACCACCCGGCTTTGAACAAAGTTCAGTAATGACTTCCTTGGGGAGAATGGTTTATTACACCGCTCAAGGGGAGTTATGGCAGCAGTCTAAGGTTGCAGAGAATACAGAAAAAGAATTGCCCATATTAGTGTTTTTACATGGTTTTGGTGGGGGTTCCTCTGCTTACGAGTGGTCTAAAGTTTATCCGGCATTTGCTTGTGAGTACCGCATTTTAGCACCGGACTTAATTGGTTGGGGTCGCTCGAATCACCCCGCCCGCAGTTACCGAATTGAAGATTATCTGACTACCATAACCGAGTTTATCGAACAAACTTGTCACGGGCCGGTGTCGGTAGTTGCTTCTTCTCTGACGGCGGCTTTTACGATCAGAGTAGCGATCGATCGCCCGGAATTATTTCAGTGTTTGATTTTGACGACGGCGGCTGGACTAGCAGATTTCGGTCAAAATTATGCCAATAGCTTATTCGCTCAAGTGGTGAGCGTTCCGATCGTCGATCGGCTAATTTATAACTTGGGAGTAGCCAACCGTAACGCCATTAGAACTTTTTTAGAAGAACGTCAATTCGCCGATCCGGGTCGAGTTTACGATGAAATAGTCGATGCTTATTTAGCATCGGCTTTAGAAGAAAATGCCGAATATGCCGCACTTTCTTTCGTGCGAGGAGATTTGAGTTTCGATCTGTCATTATATATTCCCCAATTAACCGTACCAACGGCATTAATTTGGGGTAAAAAGTCGCAGTTTACGGGGCCAGAAATTGGTGAAAGATTGGCTAAATTGAATCCCCAAGCGATCCGATTTTTCCAACATTTAGAAGATGTGGGATTAACGCCGCAACTCGAACTGCCAGCCGTGACAATCGGGTTAATCCGCCGTTTTTTGCAGGAATTGAATTAA
- a CDS encoding DUF1995 family protein — protein MAQLPNSLEEALAQSREATLAALADGYTRLQVELVFPEIEIQAQSLAQQFIPIFEDRISQLKVFFPDAGAAALARRDWGEVAFKIEDIGLGRSPIQNKIKPEDEVFLLVNAGGVEVAEVEKLCNAVEDRPVVLLIPHLEDSIGVTGIGLAGRQLRDRFLKTLTSCYYVRALEGGALFRCYPGLWQVYLQNGTDYNLVAELPSKPFGDEIDRILGKEMENTNAQTTEAPRPRKSGIFANMQRFLKALSS, from the coding sequence ATGGCACAACTTCCCAATAGCCTTGAAGAAGCTCTAGCGCAATCTCGCGAAGCTACGCTGGCGGCACTAGCAGATGGTTATACTCGTTTGCAAGTTGAGTTAGTTTTCCCAGAAATTGAAATTCAAGCGCAGTCACTCGCCCAACAATTCATTCCGATTTTTGAAGATCGCATTTCTCAACTAAAAGTTTTCTTCCCGGATGCTGGTGCTGCTGCCCTCGCTCGTCGGGATTGGGGAGAAGTGGCTTTTAAAATTGAAGATATTGGGTTGGGCAGAAGTCCGATCCAAAATAAAATTAAGCCGGAAGATGAGGTGTTTTTGTTGGTTAATGCCGGTGGGGTGGAAGTGGCAGAAGTAGAAAAGCTATGTAACGCTGTAGAGGATCGCCCGGTAGTTTTGTTGATTCCTCATTTAGAAGATTCGATCGGGGTGACGGGTATTGGTTTGGCGGGGCGTCAATTGCGCGATCGCTTTCTGAAAACTCTCACTTCCTGTTATTATGTCCGGGCGCTGGAAGGAGGGGCTTTGTTTCGCTGCTATCCCGGCCTTTGGCAAGTTTACCTCCAAAATGGAACGGACTACAACTTGGTTGCTGAGTTACCGAGTAAGCCTTTTGGGGATGAGATCGATCGCATTTTAGGTAAGGAAATGGAAAATACTAATGCCCAAACAACGGAAGCGCCTCGCCCTAGAAAGTCGGGTATTTTCGCTAATATGCAGCGATTTTTAAAAGCATTGAGTAGTTAA
- a CDS encoding pentapeptide repeat-containing protein, with amino-acid sequence MPLQVEILENSFARIKPQADEFAASFYENLFAANPRVKPLFSTTDMKKQQKKLLASLVLIVESLRKPEVLKAVLQDLGSRHISYGAIPKYYPLVGAALLTTFEQYLKEDWTVEVKQAWMDAYDAITNIMFEGAGYPPLSSALETPPKPSPTEEKVSTIPVTPQTLETVVPVKQSAPVLSVSPAAQLATPTPQQSSALSVELLESSFAKIKPQAEEFAASFYENLFSANPSVKPLFSTTDMKKQRKKLISALVLVVESLRKPEVLKAVLQDLGARHVGYGTIAEYYPLVGEALLKSFETHLKEDWTTEVKQAWVDAYSAITNVMLEGAGYVNSPVPSQTVPASSNTNIAGVAAVNKEKYPDFQIDLINQKFAQIKVQVQAQIEKLTSVFKEGVTLKQSQENLVIVRAKLIQSFWELPTWAIAGIVALVLIVLVLITDENSWLAKILESADAISVVLALILFIKEIPERRKQSHYQAWSIIDGAEGVEVSYARLMALQDLNKDAVSLRGVKVNGAKLEKIDLSQAELTEADFSKADLDEANFTRANLNRADLSFASLTRVNFSRANLSFAKLKNSKMASCNFVGANLLGADLSGTLLSGADFKGANLSAANLSEANLSGANLEDANLNGTNLEGAIMPDGSENK; translated from the coding sequence ATGCCTTTGCAAGTTGAAATTTTAGAAAACAGTTTCGCACGGATTAAACCTCAAGCAGATGAATTTGCAGCTAGTTTCTACGAAAACCTATTTGCAGCCAATCCCAGAGTAAAACCTTTATTTTCTACTACCGATATGAAGAAACAGCAAAAAAAGCTGCTAGCTTCTTTAGTATTAATAGTAGAAAGTTTACGGAAGCCAGAAGTACTCAAAGCAGTTCTGCAAGATTTGGGATCTAGACACATCTCTTACGGGGCGATCCCTAAATATTATCCATTAGTAGGTGCAGCATTACTGACTACATTCGAGCAGTATTTAAAGGAAGATTGGACAGTCGAAGTCAAGCAAGCGTGGATGGATGCTTATGATGCAATTACTAACATCATGTTTGAAGGTGCTGGTTATCCACCACTATCTTCGGCATTAGAGACACCGCCAAAACCTTCCCCCACTGAGGAAAAAGTCTCGACAATACCAGTTACACCACAAACATTAGAAACTGTTGTCCCAGTAAAACAGTCAGCACCAGTTCTATCAGTATCTCCAGCAGCGCAACTAGCAACACCAACGCCGCAGCAATCAAGCGCTTTATCTGTAGAATTACTTGAAAGTAGTTTTGCCAAAATCAAGCCTCAAGCGGAGGAATTTGCCGCTAGTTTCTATGAAAATCTATTTTCAGCTAATCCCAGCGTAAAACCATTATTTTCTACTACCGATATGAAGAAGCAGCGAAAAAAGCTGATTTCTGCTTTGGTACTAGTAGTAGAAAGCTTACGCAAGCCAGAAGTGCTTAAAGCAGTTCTGCAAGATTTAGGAGCTAGGCACGTTGGTTACGGGACTATAGCAGAATATTACCCATTAGTTGGTGAAGCTTTGCTGAAAAGTTTTGAAACACATCTCAAGGAAGATTGGACAACAGAAGTTAAGCAAGCTTGGGTTGATGCTTATAGCGCGATTACTAATGTAATGTTAGAAGGTGCGGGTTATGTAAATTCCCCCGTGCCATCCCAGACAGTGCCGGCTTCTTCTAACACTAACATTGCAGGAGTGGCAGCAGTCAATAAAGAAAAATATCCCGATTTCCAGATTGATTTAATTAATCAAAAATTTGCACAAATTAAAGTTCAAGTGCAAGCACAGATTGAAAAGTTGACATCTGTTTTCAAAGAAGGAGTAACGCTAAAACAATCACAGGAAAATTTAGTTATTGTTAGAGCAAAGTTAATCCAATCGTTTTGGGAATTACCGACATGGGCAATTGCTGGTATTGTAGCTTTGGTGCTGATCGTACTTGTATTAATAACTGATGAAAATTCTTGGCTTGCAAAAATTCTCGAAAGTGCTGATGCAATCAGTGTCGTGTTGGCTTTGATTCTGTTTATTAAAGAGATTCCCGAACGAAGAAAACAATCTCACTACCAAGCTTGGAGCATCATAGATGGAGCAGAAGGGGTAGAGGTTAGCTATGCTAGGTTAATGGCACTGCAAGATTTGAATAAAGATGCTGTTTCTCTGAGAGGGGTAAAAGTTAACGGTGCAAAGTTAGAAAAGATCGATCTGAGTCAAGCTGAGTTAACGGAAGCAGATTTCAGTAAGGCAGATTTAGATGAAGCTAACTTCACTCGCGCTAATCTCAATCGTGCTGATTTGAGTTTTGCCAGTCTTACTCGCGTTAATTTTAGTCGCGCCAATCTGAGTTTTGCTAAGTTAAAAAATTCTAAAATGGCTAGTTGTAACTTTGTTGGTGCTAACTTACTTGGCGCAGATTTGAGCGGTACTCTGTTGAGTGGTGCCGACTTTAAAGGCGCTAATTTGAGTGCTGCCAATTTAAGTGAAGCTAACTTGAGTGGGGCTAATTTAGAAGATGCCAACTTAAACGGTACTAATTTAGAAGGCGCAATTATGCCTGATGGTTCGGAGAATAAATAA
- a CDS encoding polysaccharide deacetylase family protein encodes MQLAPFYPLVYKVLKPAFPNCLWAGSLAQPTVALTFDDGPHPQYTPQLLEVLDHYGIVASFFWLGVCVNRAPDVAKAVYQRGHWLGLHGYDHRMFPRLTPGELKQSLRKTQDAIANACQLDLSYVQTNVRDVRPPNGIFTPQTLKYLQQWNYRPVMWSVVPEDWVRPGVSVVVERVLRQVRNGSTIVLHDGACGGQDVAQTAALTIEKLLRQGLKFVTVEQLWQQTRYS; translated from the coding sequence ATGCAATTGGCTCCCTTTTACCCGTTAGTCTACAAGGTTCTCAAACCAGCTTTTCCTAATTGTCTGTGGGCTGGTAGTCTCGCCCAACCAACGGTGGCGCTCACTTTCGATGATGGGCCACATCCCCAATACACTCCCCAGTTGTTGGAGGTGCTAGACCACTATGGAATCGTGGCTAGTTTCTTTTGGTTGGGGGTATGCGTCAATCGCGCACCTGATGTGGCTAAAGCTGTTTATCAGCGAGGTCATTGGCTCGGTCTGCACGGTTACGATCATCGGATGTTTCCCCGTTTAACACCCGGGGAACTAAAGCAAAGCTTGCGAAAAACTCAAGATGCGATCGCTAATGCCTGCCAGTTAGATTTATCCTACGTTCAAACCAACGTTCGAGATGTCCGACCTCCGAACGGCATATTTACCCCTCAAACCTTGAAATACTTGCAACAGTGGAACTATCGACCCGTAATGTGGAGCGTAGTACCGGAAGATTGGGTAAGACCGGGAGTATCGGTAGTGGTAGAGCGAGTGCTGCGGCAAGTTCGCAATGGCTCTACGATCGTATTGCACGATGGTGCTTGCGGCGGACAAGATGTAGCCCAAACCGCTGCCTTAACGATCGAAAAGTTGTTACGGCAAGGGCTGAAATTTGTTACAGTTGAGCAGCTTTGGCAACAAACTCGCTACTCCTGA
- a CDS encoding DUF4330 domain-containing protein, producing MKKILDSQGRLFGKISILDLGAALVILLVILGIFFFPGTSGSVAQLGVTTKPIEVDLVVRGLSIREPQNLIKEFQTKQKTNIIIRNQPYANVGIKTVRELPRTVLIPQPDGSVKALPDPRKDNFSTDLLITLAGKAQITENGPVFGNNKVKVGTPIELEGFDYNFNASVIDVRIKE from the coding sequence ATGAAAAAAATTCTCGATTCTCAAGGTCGCTTGTTCGGTAAAATCAGCATCCTCGATTTAGGTGCAGCTTTAGTGATTTTGCTGGTTATATTAGGCATCTTTTTCTTTCCCGGTACTTCCGGTTCTGTCGCGCAACTGGGCGTTACCACTAAACCAATTGAGGTCGATTTGGTAGTCCGAGGATTGAGTATCCGCGAACCCCAAAATTTAATCAAGGAATTTCAAACCAAACAGAAAACCAATATTATTATTCGCAATCAACCCTACGCTAACGTTGGCATCAAAACAGTCAGAGAATTGCCCAGAACCGTCCTCATTCCTCAACCGGATGGTTCTGTCAAAGCACTTCCCGATCCTAGAAAAGATAATTTCAGCACTGATTTGCTGATTACTTTAGCTGGCAAAGCTCAAATTACCGAAAATGGCCCTGTTTTCGGTAATAACAAAGTCAAAGTTGGAACACCAATTGAATTGGAAGGATTCGATTATAATTTCAATGCCAGCGTGATTGACGTGCGGATTAAAGAGTAG
- a CDS encoding M48 family metallopeptidase: protein MFNFKFIFSDLFPRRWFYPLLSLVVAVSVLVATPHPTPAVPWRDLLLRGVQVIQLSNISDRQEVQIGQQINAGLVGQEFRLYTNRQVNAYVDEVGQRIAAASDRPGIPYTFQVVQDNNVNAFATMGGYVYVTTGLLRTAENEAELASVLAHEVGHIASRHMVEQMRQTAISRGLASAAGLNGSTAVQLGLQLALDRPRSRKDELEADRRALQTITKAGYAQSAIVSFMEKLLEQGGSPPSFLSTHPATQDRIAALEKELDPTRATVGEGLNQASYRANIRPLVPVSRRS, encoded by the coding sequence ATGTTCAACTTCAAGTTTATATTTTCCGATCTTTTTCCTCGTCGCTGGTTTTATCCTTTACTTTCCTTGGTAGTAGCGGTGAGCGTGTTGGTAGCTACACCTCACCCCACGCCGGCAGTTCCTTGGCGAGACTTGCTTTTGCGGGGAGTTCAAGTCATTCAGTTGTCTAATATATCGGATCGCCAAGAAGTTCAGATCGGTCAGCAGATTAATGCTGGATTAGTGGGACAAGAATTTCGGCTTTACACTAATCGCCAAGTAAACGCATATGTGGATGAGGTGGGTCAGCGGATTGCCGCAGCTAGCGATCGTCCGGGCATTCCTTACACCTTTCAAGTGGTGCAAGATAATAACGTGAATGCTTTTGCGACGATGGGCGGCTATGTTTACGTTACCACCGGATTGTTACGGACGGCGGAGAATGAAGCTGAATTGGCTAGCGTGTTAGCCCATGAAGTGGGTCATATTGCCAGCCGTCATATGGTAGAACAAATGCGCCAAACGGCGATTTCACGAGGGTTGGCTAGTGCGGCTGGATTGAACGGTAGTACGGCGGTACAACTTGGTTTGCAGTTGGCGCTCGATCGTCCTAGAAGTCGCAAGGATGAGTTAGAAGCAGATCGAAGAGCTTTGCAAACTATCACTAAGGCTGGCTACGCTCAATCGGCGATCGTTTCTTTTATGGAAAAATTGTTGGAGCAAGGCGGTTCTCCTCCCAGCTTTTTAAGTACTCACCCCGCTACGCAAGACCGAATTGCGGCGTTGGAAAAGGAGCTCGATCCTACCCGCGCTACGGTAGGCGAAGGGTTAAACCAAGCTTCATATAGGGCCAATATCCGGCCCTTGGTGCCGGTTTCCCGCAGAAGCTAA
- a CDS encoding GAF domain-containing protein, whose protein sequence is MISISLKKLLTKHESRSVIQATIGCLNSHIIIEDTENRLLLGDRSYNAPKKYPIEVAGEVIGWVSGSDTASAIAELISYLAIKEYEKKTLANELLAKYRESTLLYEISHKISATLELKQVTKLVLEEAQRIIQATSGSVLLFNQPNNHLNVVSSFGKEWEKNSLLTFENTIFVNILCSGKGEIVNEVLSDSRFTALSPQSRSFIGVPLKTKDRVIGVIELGNSTPDSYTSEDLRLLTILALQASSAIENAVLHEKQLQESRREALLFRLASQIRHSLNLETILETAVSEIHSLLQVDRCQFIWYKPTEKNSSFIQHPTNIWEVVTESKESELPILIGDYSVKEMGTFTQQLLNMEIVRVDDVGNLSDSVMQEFFTQRNFVSLFALPIQTRSGSIGAIVLGTNQEIRPWCDHEVELLQAVANQLAIALDQAELYREAATAATTAQAQAQQLKQTLYELQQAQTQLVQSEKMSSLGCLVAGVAHEINNPVNFIYGNLTYVNEYTNNLLNLLDLYRQYCVDPVPKIKEQIEEIDLEFMIEDFPKLISSMQVGVDRIREIVASLRNFSRLDQAEMKPVNVHDGIDSTLMILHHRLKGTGERPEIKVIKEYGNLPSVECYAGQLNQVFMNIISNAIDAIEEQSAPGVITINTDVINAHQKSEIPSHILISIRDNGSGILEETRKHLFDPFFTTKQVGKGTGLGLSISYQIVVEKHGGFIKCLSKPGEGAEFLIEIPVKPTVAKKLKRNGDRIINFPINSQTYSYPI, encoded by the coding sequence ATGATCTCTATTAGTCTAAAGAAACTATTAACTAAACACGAATCTCGTTCGGTCATTCAAGCAACGATCGGATGCCTTAATAGTCATATAATTATTGAAGATACCGAGAATCGGTTATTATTAGGCGATCGCAGCTATAATGCGCCCAAAAAATATCCCATTGAGGTAGCAGGAGAAGTGATTGGATGGGTAAGCGGATCTGATACGGCATCTGCAATTGCCGAATTGATCTCTTACTTGGCAATTAAAGAATATGAAAAGAAAACTCTAGCCAATGAATTACTGGCCAAATATAGAGAAAGCACTCTTTTATATGAAATCTCTCATAAAATAAGTGCTACGTTAGAACTAAAACAGGTAACTAAATTAGTTCTTGAAGAAGCCCAAAGAATTATCCAGGCAACCAGTGGTTCCGTACTATTATTTAATCAACCAAATAATCACTTAAATGTGGTTTCTTCATTTGGGAAAGAATGGGAAAAGAATTCTTTATTAACTTTTGAAAATACTATATTTGTCAATATATTATGTTCCGGGAAAGGAGAAATCGTTAATGAAGTATTATCGGACTCCAGATTTACGGCACTTTCACCTCAAAGTAGGTCTTTCATTGGCGTCCCCTTAAAGACAAAAGACCGAGTAATCGGCGTAATTGAACTAGGTAATTCAACTCCAGATAGTTATACCTCAGAAGATTTAAGATTACTGACAATTTTAGCTTTACAGGCAAGTTCGGCAATTGAAAATGCAGTTCTGCATGAAAAACAATTGCAAGAAAGTCGCCGAGAAGCATTACTTTTCCGTCTAGCGAGTCAGATCAGGCACTCTCTTAACTTGGAAACTATTTTAGAAACGGCAGTCAGTGAAATTCACAGTCTATTACAAGTCGATCGCTGCCAATTTATTTGGTATAAACCAACCGAAAAAAATTCATCATTTATCCAACATCCTACTAACATATGGGAAGTAGTTACCGAATCAAAAGAATCAGAATTACCTATTTTAATAGGTGATTATTCGGTAAAAGAAATGGGTACGTTTACTCAACAACTTTTGAATATGGAAATAGTGCGAGTAGATGATGTAGGAAATCTCAGCGACTCAGTGATGCAAGAATTTTTTACTCAAAGAAATTTTGTTTCTCTATTTGCATTGCCAATTCAAACTCGTTCGGGCTCTATTGGTGCTATAGTGCTTGGCACGAATCAAGAAATACGGCCTTGGTGCGACCATGAAGTAGAATTGTTACAGGCAGTAGCAAATCAATTAGCGATCGCCCTCGATCAAGCAGAACTTTATCGCGAAGCTGCTACTGCGGCTACAACCGCCCAAGCACAAGCGCAACAATTAAAACAAACTCTCTACGAATTACAACAAGCTCAAACTCAGCTAGTGCAAAGTGAAAAAATGTCTAGTCTTGGTTGTTTAGTAGCTGGTGTTGCCCATGAAATAAACAATCCAGTTAACTTTATTTATGGCAATCTCACCTACGTTAACGAATATACTAACAACTTATTAAATCTTCTCGACCTCTATAGACAATACTGCGTTGATCCAGTGCCAAAAATTAAAGAACAAATAGAAGAAATAGACCTAGAGTTCATGATAGAGGATTTTCCCAAACTCATTTCAAGTATGCAAGTGGGAGTAGATCGCATCCGAGAAATCGTGGCATCTTTACGGAATTTTTCCCGGTTAGATCAAGCAGAAATGAAACCCGTGAATGTTCATGATGGAATTGATAGCACTTTGATGATTTTGCATCATCGCTTGAAAGGAACGGGAGAACGACCAGAAATTAAAGTAATTAAAGAATATGGAAATTTGCCATCAGTAGAGTGTTATGCAGGGCAATTAAATCAAGTATTTATGAATATTATCAGTAATGCGATCGATGCCATAGAAGAACAATCAGCACCGGGCGTCATTACAATTAATACCGATGTAATTAATGCTCATCAAAAATCAGAGATACCTTCTCATATACTAATTAGTATTCGAGACAACGGTTCCGGGATTTTAGAGGAAACCAGGAAACATTTATTTGATCCATTTTTTACCACCAAACAAGTAGGAAAAGGTACGGGATTGGGACTATCAATTAGTTACCAGATTGTGGTAGAAAAGCATGGAGGCTTTATTAAATGTTTATCTAAACCGGGTGAAGGAGCGGAATTTTTGATTGAAATTCCCGTGAAGCCTACGGTGGCAAAAAAACTTAAGCGTAATGGCGATCGCATCATCAATTTTCCGATTAATTCTCAAACATACAGCTATCCAATATAA
- the miaE gene encoding tRNA isopentenyl-2-thiomethyl-A-37 hydroxylase MiaE — translation MFPVINALKQPTKSEWIEQAIANLDVILLDHSHCERKAAGVALNLMFRYPSNTKLVRMLTAIAREELEHFELVNQWLERRGVSLGPLAAPPYGADLNAQIRRDEPMRLLDTLLVCGLIEARSHERLGLLAVHCPDRELAEFYQSLMASEARHYGIYWILADTYFDRDRVMERLEELAIAESNLLATLHPEPRIHS, via the coding sequence ATGTTTCCCGTGATTAACGCTCTCAAGCAGCCTACTAAGTCGGAATGGATAGAGCAGGCGATCGCTAACCTGGATGTAATTTTGTTGGATCACTCTCACTGCGAACGCAAAGCGGCTGGCGTAGCGTTAAATTTGATGTTTCGCTATCCTTCTAATACTAAGCTGGTGCGGATGCTGACGGCGATCGCACGGGAGGAATTGGAACACTTCGAGTTGGTTAATCAGTGGTTGGAACGACGGGGAGTTAGTCTTGGCCCACTAGCCGCACCTCCCTACGGTGCTGATTTAAACGCCCAAATTCGCCGCGACGAACCGATGCGGTTGTTGGATACTTTGTTAGTCTGCGGTTTAATTGAGGCGCGGAGCCACGAAAGGTTGGGTTTGTTAGCCGTTCATTGTCCCGATCGGGAGTTGGCGGAATTTTATCAGAGTTTAATGGCTTCCGAGGCGCGTCACTACGGCATTTATTGGATTTTGGCCGATACTTATTTCGATCGCGATCGGGTGATGGAGCGACTGGAGGAGTTAGCGATCGCCGAAAGCAATTTATTGGCTACTCTTCACCCAGAACCGAGAATTCATAGTTAA